One Gossypium hirsutum isolate 1008001.06 chromosome A11, Gossypium_hirsutum_v2.1, whole genome shotgun sequence genomic window carries:
- the LOC107960551 gene encoding BON1-associated protein 1: METKSRTLEITILSAEDLRIHNKSVKKNAFIVVQTDSFNSKTTKMNGKGGSSPSWNDKLVMDMIRPGLGDESRVIDVPDRELYMMRSGSHQDMPMHTHFVTLQVNCKSSGGRDKTVGLVRIPVTDFIGGYSPETCLQFLSYRLRDPKRLKNRILNVSIRLKEPLQACSSQAVASGLGIPIDGRNDFGVVTGIPICSGYPSTSFFR, encoded by the exons ATGGAGACAAAATCTCGCACTCTGGAGATCACAATTTTGTCAGCGGAAGATCTAAGAATCCATAACAAATCGGTTAAAAAGAACGCTTTCATCGTCGTCCAGACCGACAGTTTTAACTCTAAGACGACGAAGATGAACGGGAAAGGAGGGAGCTCTCCTTCGTGGAACGATAAACTAGTGATGGAcatgatacgccccggcctcggtgatgagagtcgagtcattgatgtacccgatcgtgaattg tacatgatgcgatcaggatcacatcaGGACATGCCCATGCACACACACTTCGTCACGCTCCAAGTCAATTGCAAGTCCTCAGGTGGTAGGGATAAAACCGTCGGACTTGTAAGAATACCGGTGACGGATTTTATCGGAGGGTATTCTCCCGAGACTTGCTTACAGTTCTTGAGTTACCGATTAAGAGATCCAAAGAGACTCAAGAACAGAATCCTTAACGTTTCTATAAGACTAAAAGAACCCTTACAAGCTTGTTCTTCCCAGGCTGTAGCGTCTGGGCTTGGGATCCCCATCGACGGACGAAATGATTTTGGAGTTGTTACTGGGATTCCCATTTGTAGTGGCTATCCATCTACTTCTTTCTTTAGATGA
- the LOC107957256 gene encoding cell division protein FtsY homolog, chloroplastic produces MLSTPSPSLHLTEFSLPRAIEMASSAQFSLTFKPSPSPLFSNFPRTRFSPFTTARPIASRFKVLASQTGFFTRLGRLIKEKAKSDVEKIFSGFSKTRDNLAVIDELLLYWNLADTDRVLDELEEALLVSDFGPRITIKIVERLREDILSGKLKSGSEIKDALKKSVLDLLTTKGSNTELRLGFRKPAVIMIVGVNGGGKTTSLGKLAYRLKNEGAKILMAAGDTFRAAASDQLEIWAERTGCEIVVAEKENAKASSVLSQAVKRGKEQGFDVVLCDTSGRLHTNYSLMEELIACKKAVEKVVRGAPNEILLVLDGNTGLNMLPQAREFNEVVGITGFILTKLDGSARGGCVVSVVDELGIPVKFVGVGEGVEDLQPFDAEAFVNAIFS; encoded by the exons ATGCTATCCACTCCGAGTCCTTCGCTTCATCTCACAGAATTCAGTTTACCGAGAGCCATAGAAATGGCTTCTTCTGCTCAGTTCTCCCTCACTTTCAAACCCTCACCGTCACCGCTCTTTTCCAACTTCCCTCGAACCCGGTTCAGTCCTTTCACAACCGCTAGGCCAATCGCTTCCCGTTTCAAAGTCCTGGCTAGTCAGACCGGGTTCTTCACTCGGCTCGGCCGGTTGATCAAGGAAAAGGCCAAGAGTGACGTCGAAAAGATCTTCTCAGGTTTCTCCAAAACCAGAGACAACCTCGCCGTCATCGACGAACTCTTATTATACTGGAACCTCGCCGACACCGATCGCGTCCTCGATGAACTTGAAGAG GCTTTGTTGGTATCCGATTTTGGGCCAAGAATTACTATTAAAATAGTGGAACGCTTGCGGGAGGATATTCTAAGTGGAAAACTTAAATCAGGAAGTGAAATAAAG GATGCATTGAAGAAGAGTGTGTTGGATCTCTTAACAACGAAGGGGAGTAACACCGAGCTTCGACTTGGATTCAG GAAGCCAGCCGTGATCATGATTGTTGGCGTTAATGGAGGTGGCAAGACAACATCACTTG GAAAGCTGGCTTATAGACTAAAGAATGAAGGGGCAAAA ATATTGATGGCTGCAGGGGACACATTCAGAGCAGCTGCTAGTGATCAACTAGAGATATGGGCCGAGAGAACTGGTTGTGAGATAGTTGTAGCTGAAAAAGAGAATGCGAAAGCATCATCAG TGCTTTCGCAGGCTGTGAAAAGAGGTAAAGAGCAAGGTTTTGATGTTGTCTTATGTGACACATCTGGAC GCCTTCACACCAATTACAGCTTGATGGAAGAGTTGATAGCATGTAAGAAGGCTGTCGAAAAAGTTGTTCGTGGTGCACCTAAT GAGATACTACTAGTTCTTGATGGGAACACCGGATTGAATATGCTTCCTCAAGCTAGAGAGTTCAATGAG GTTGTTGGAATAACTGGTTTTATTTTGACAAAACTTGATGGTTCTGCTAGAGGTGGCTGTGTG GTCAGTGTGGTTGATGAGCTTGGCATTCCCGTGAAGTTTGTCGGTGTTGGTGAAGGTGTTGAAGACCTTCAACCCTTTGATGCAGAGGCATTTGTTAATGCCATATTTTCGTGA
- the LOC107957257 gene encoding acyl-coenzyme A thioesterase 13 — translation MANPSSASPASREPQALSSSDGATTARPGERSTPYASNVMRFLESVGISNPIPDNYSSEDFYSDFLCNHLKTDTVRRGHITCFTTVKPSILNSMGGLHGGVIAAISERVAIATARTVVGEDKELFLGELAMSYLSSATINAELIVDGSVVRSGRNTTVVAVEFKMRKTGKLVYSSRATFYNSPIAKLWTSPY, via the exons ATGGCAAATCCCTCATCTGCTTCTCCTGCTTCTCGGGAACCTCAAGCACTGTCTTCTTCCGATGGTGCCACTACGGCGAGACCTGGTGAGCGATCTACGCCGTACGCATCTAACGTTATGCGTTTTCTAGAAAGCGTCGGGATTTCCAATCCCATCCCGGACAATTACAGTTCAGAAGACTTTTATTCTGATTTCTTATGTAACCACCTCAAGACCGACACTGTACGACGTGGACACATCACCTGCTTCACCACCGTCAAGCCCTCTATACTC AATTCGATGGGTGGGTTACACGGAGGGGTAATTGCAGCAATATCAGAAAGAGTGGCGATTGCGACAGCTAGAACGGTGGTGGGTGAGGATAAAGAGCTTTTTCTTGGTGAATTGGCGATGTCTTATCTCTCTTCTGCTACTATAAAC GCAGAGTTGATTGTTGATGGGTCTGTAGTGAGAAGTGGAAGAAATACAACTGTAGTTGCGGTCGAGTTCAAAATGAGGAAAACTGGGAAACTGGTCTATAGTAGCCGTGCTACCTTCTATAATTCACCCATTGCCAAGCTATGGACTTCCCCATACTAA
- the LOC107961182 gene encoding uncharacterized protein: MADDDLKLQQPVDENNVPDIPEPETEGIPEDSSSEAREPIPTPPVSSARRDIWREQRWKDILSKEERTQRCSRCQEIGHAHIHCPYPFYPVKFLTEAFPVPMVWRPPKGKYRCSRCGRRGHNRRTCHGPVCY, encoded by the exons ATGGCTGATGATGATTTGAAGCTTCAACAACCAGTGGATGAAAACAATGTTCCTGACATCCCAGAACCTGAAACTGAG GGAATTCCAGAAGACTCTTCTTCCGAAGCTAGG GAACCCATTCCAACTCCTCCAGTGAGTTCTGCACGTCGTGATATCTGGAGAGAGCAACGGTGGAAGGATATTTTAAGCAAAGAGGAGCGGACACAGCGCTGTTCACGCTGCCAGGAGATAGGGCATGCTCATATTCATTGTCCTTATCCGTTCTATCCTGTGAAG TTTTTAACAGAAGCATTTCCCGTGCCAATGGTCTGGAGACCTCCAAAAGGGAAATACCGATGCAGTCGCTGTGGTCGACGTGGACACAACCGCCGCACTTGTCATGGACCTGTTTGCTATTAA
- the LOC107957255 gene encoding digalactosyldiacylglycerol synthase 2, chloroplastic, giving the protein MDRKQHIAIFTTASLPWMTGTAVNPLFRAAYLAKDGERKVTLVIPWLSLKDQKLVYPNNTTFGSPSEQESFIRQWLEERTAFISGFVIRFYPGKFAVDKRSILPVGDISEIIPDEEADIAVLEEPEHLTWFHHGKRWKTKFRLVIGIIHTNYLEYVKREKNGQFQAFLLKYVNSWVVSIYCHKVIRLSAATQDYPRSIICNVHGVNPKFLEIGKERFEQQHSSIHQAFTKGAYYIGKMIWNKGYGELLKLLNDHQKELAGLEIDLYGNGEDSDQVKEAANKLKLTVRVHPGRDHADPLFLDYKVFLNPSTTDVVCTTTAEALAMGKIVVCANHPSNDFFKQFPNCRIYDDDNGFVEATCKALSEEPVPLTDAQRYELSWEAATERFLKVSELNQVFATEREKNSSKEFASVSLNLWKSMEDTSAYFHHLALGFETTRRAFGAIPGSLQPDEEQRKELGLATSSKHSL; this is encoded by the exons ATGGATAGAAAGCAGCATATAGCAATTTTTACCACAGCAAGTCTGCCATGGATGACCGGAACTGCAGTTAACCCTTTGTTTCGCGCTGCTTATCTTGCCAAAGATGGAGAGAGAAAGGTCACATTGGTGATCCCTTGGCTATCCTTAAAAGATCAAAAACTAGTATACCCAAACAACACCACCTTTGGTTCACCCTCAGAGCAAGAATCGTTTATTCGTCAATGGCTAGAGGAGAGGACTGCATTTATATCTGGTTTCGTCATACGGTTTTATCCTGGAAAG TTTGCTGTAGATAAAAGAAGCATTCTTCCTGTAGGAGACATCTCAGAAATCATCCCTGATGAAGAGGCAGATATTGCTGTCCTTGAGGAACCTGAGCACCTTACATGGTTTCATCATGGGAAGAGATGGAAAACTAAATTCCGCCTTGTCATAGGAATAATACATACCAATTATTTGGAGTATgtgaagagagaaaaaaatggaCAATTCCAAGCATTTCTTCTGAAATATGTAAATAGTTGGGTTGTAAGCATCTATTGCCATAAG GTAATTAGGTTGTCCGCTGCCACCCAGGATTACCCCAGATCCATCATCTGCAATGTTCATGGAGTTAATCCCAAGTTCCTTGAGATAGGCAAGGAAAGGTTTGAGCAACAACATAGCAGTATCCACCAGGCCTTCACCAAAGGTGCTTACTACATTGGGAAGATGATTTGGAACAAAGGCTATGGGGAGCTACTTAAACTACTTAATGATCACCAAAAGGAGCTCGCTGGTCTTGAGATTGATCTATACGGCAATGGAGAGGACTCCGATCAAGTTAAAGAAGCTGCTAACAAGCTGAAACTGACAGTTAGAGTTCATCCGGGTCGTGATCATGCTGATCCTTTATTCCTTGA TTATAAAGTGTTCTTGAATCCTAGCACGACAGATGTTGTTTGCACAACCACAGCCGAAGCATTGGCTATGGGAAAGATTGTTGTTTGTGCCAATCACCCCTCTAACGACTTCTTCAAGCAGTTTCCCAACTGTCGAATATATGACGATGACAATGGTTTTGTTGAAGCGACATGCAAGGCACTCAGTGAGGAGCCTGTACCATTAACTGATGCACAGAGATATGAGCTGTCTTGGGAGGCAGCCACGGAGCGGTTTTTAAAGGTTTCCGAGCTGAACCAGGTCTTTGCAACAGAAAGGGAGAAAAATTCGTCAAAGGAATTTGCATCAGTCTCCTTGAACTTGTGGAAAAGCATGGAGGACACTTCAGCATATTTTCACCATCTGGCATTAGGATTTGAAACAACTAGAAGAGCATTTGGTGCAATTCCAGGAAGCTTGCAGCCGGATGAAGAGCAACGTAAAGAACTTGGTTTGGCAACCTCATCCAAACATTCTCTGTAA